The sequence below is a genomic window from Macadamia integrifolia cultivar HAES 741 chromosome 1, SCU_Mint_v3, whole genome shotgun sequence.
TGGCGCTTGATGGGAATAATCTGGCAAACAATGAACCTTGGAACACCACTTTGGGCATAGGGGAACCTCCAAAGCTATAAAGAATAGGTCATAcaatattttagattttttataataaaataaattagaaaggCTGGATTTATACAGCACATTAATATCATCAAACAAACATCTCCTAGTCATTGCCTCGTGGGcaatatttttttactaaaaaaactAAGTTGTtgttagccttttttttttttttttttttgggtgtgagGGGTGGGTTTGAATTAAGTTGGTGTTAGCCATTAAACAAAAAGTTAGGTTAAGGTATCCATATTTTAGAACATCTTGGTTCATTATTGTGTAGCCTGTTTTGACGTGACAAATTCTTCGCCTAGACCCTCCCTCTCGTGGCTCATAGAAATTTTCTCCTTAAAATGAACTTGCTACACTTTGATTATTTGAGTATGCCAACCCCACAAGTTGGGGTTTGGCCAGACGAACTCAAGCACAAGCCTGCCGTGAGCCTGACAGGGCCTAGGTGGATTAGGTTTTCAGCAtttgggttgggctagggttgagTTTGTTAGGCCTGGGATAAAGTCGGGTTAAACGTGGGTTAAGGCCTCAGGTTGAGCCTGATCCTATATACATAAACATAAAGTATACAATTATACATAAATGGCTATGCTAACCTTGCTAACcctgaaatgacaaaaatataGAGCTACAAAGGTCAAtcagagcaaaccctaatcgaGTTGGGCTAGGGCTAGGCCTAGGCTGAGCTTGGGTTGAGCAAAGAGGACCCAAGGTTGAGTTGTAAAAGAGGCGATTTCTAAattttgaacttgtgaccaacatgttacaatagtgcaacttaactgttGTGCCACAGACTCACCCACTACTCAAGACGCAAGACCATGGTCCTAAATTTGGGTCGATCAAGGTTGATACcattttgaatcttttgatCCTGATATGGATCGGTTTCGGATCTATATTGGATCACATAGGACAGATTACCatactttaaaatataaatatatatatatatatatatttttttaccccTAGACTGTACCAATGCATCGAGATACAAAATATCGAGATCAGATATCAGTCAAGACCGATACTATTCCGATCCGATCCGACCCGACTTTTGGAACCATGATCAAGAGTCAGAGAGTCAGGAATCCTTGGTCCTTCCCCAAAAACGGCCGTGAGGCGAATAAGGACTACTGGTATCTGTTGAATCCTTCATTCCTCTCAATTCCGAacatctctcattctctctctagaTGGAAACGACCAATCCACAGCTCCTCTTAGCTCTTATTACCACAACTTCTTGGTCTTTTCCGTCGCCGTGGCCGCTATTTGAGGAGATCTcaccgttttttttttttttttttttttttttttctgtaattttctctttcggATCTCTGCGTCACTGAGTTTCAGAGATAACGATCGGTGGTGGGTATTCTTTCACCTCCTTGATTGTTGATCCCTAAGTCCAATTTCTCTATTATTAAATGTGTTTGTGACTTTGGCAGCTGGAAAATGGAGCCTGAGGTCATAGAATCAAACATTCTGTTGCCTCAGCATCTTAGTTTCAAGAAGGTACAAATGTCAGAGAAATACCCCAAAGGGGTTGCAAGAGGCAGACATTGGAAGCATTTGAAGCAGATTCTTCAAGCTGAAAATTACCTAACTTATCCTTCTAGTGAACCCAACTGTGAGTGCAAgtctatcctttttttttttttttttcttttttgggaatTGGGGGAGATGGTGAtatggtggggtggggtggggtttcCACTTTTTGGGTGTTTCTCCTGATATTGCTGCTTTAGTATGACatgcatttcttcttccttcttgttctatATTTTGGCTTAAAAATTATGTGTGATATAACAATCTTCATTTTGTAGTTTTAGCCTTTTAGGTGTTAACATTCCTACCAATAATGAATAATCTAATGTACTATATCCATAGTGAAGTAAACTTAAAGGAGATTATATTTCAATGAATTGTGTTTGGTATATCTGGTTATATCTTGAGGAACTTCTATCGGGGGTATTCTGAACCTCAGTTCATTTGGGTTGGAAAAATGAAGGATTCTGGTTTCTTTCTAAATTTCTGTTATGGAAAAAGTCTGTACACACCGTGGCCCCcttacattctctctcctcagtCCCCCCTGACATGTGGGTCCCCTGTTGATGAACAGCACCCCTTCCCGTGCCCCTATTGGCTGGGCATGGGATTCTATCCCACACAGCAGCAGGCGTGTGATCCCCTCCCTTTCTGTTATTTTGTAGCTTTTGAAGCTCTCATTCCTTCTTTAGTTTTCAAGATCACCCAGTTACAGATTTAGACTAGTTGTTGAATTGAGTTAAAGAAAGTAAATCTTAAGAAAGGATTTTTTTGGACCCATACTCCTCTTTATATTTGACAACATTTTTTATGTGCAAATCCATTCTACCAAATTTTTTCATGGGGTGAGAAGTGGAAGGTGACGGAGAACCTGTTGAACATTATATTTGACTTAACTGCTGGAAACATTAGATTGCAGCAAAGGTTATCATTAACCAATTGAGAGGACGGACCAAGCCTTTTTCACTTTAAAACTATCTAACCGAAATGGAAAGTACATTTCTACAATATTTCTTCAGATATTATATTTGTTAGGGCAAACACCaactaatacaaaaataaaaaaaaacaggtCCACACAAtgcacaaagatttaacgaggttcactcaccgatgtggtgtgctacgtccttgggtgaagaagaagatgtttcactatgtaaaagagagattacacccaaacagcggcgagaaaactcgctctGAAATCCTAGCTTGAAACCCCCCCCTCATTACTAATTTGCTTAACAAGACAATAGAATagtatatactccaagtcatgGGTCGCTCCATCGGGTTGTGGTCGATCTGGTCGAACCGTACCGCaggggcctatcggcccaaccctctgcttccatcacagatctcaaaaaaaatctcattcgggtcgccaccaaaatatgtcggagcaaatcattcttcaaaacgggtcaagaattcgagacaaaacTTAACAATATCCCATTAAGGAATTGAGTTTCAAAATTTAAGAGTCACTGTTAAtcagaagggggaaaaaaaggaaaagaaagaagaaataaagagagaaagcaCCAAATGAAACTCCATTTAAATTTCAGTCCCATTAAAAATCTAATTCATCATGTTTAAGTTGATGAAATCCCAGGTCATACTAGAGGGAAATTAGGATTCTCTTTTCATATTATTCTGTACTGAAAGAAACCAGATACCACTATCAGTAATTCTGTGGAGGTACTCTGACATTTCTTTAAGGTGTTCCCGACATGGTTTGTAGGATTAATGGCTCGTTACGCCTTAGTTGGGAAGTAACATGACTTTGTCATGGATATGTGGTTCTCAATGATCAGCTCATGTTGCAGACAAAGTATTCTAATCTAAGATACTGAAATTTCCATACCATCCATATTTGTTTGTTGTAacatgtttcctttttttttttttttttttttgtacatatttttcatctatgatataaaaaacaaaaatcatatctGATAGAATTTCTTACGAAGAATATAATTGGTAAACAGGAGAAAGAAGCGTATATCTGATAACTACCTATTCCCACCCTGCATGTGTGAGCACACACTGGGAATGGTTGAGTCTTTGTTAAGTAGTTCTTTCTCACTGCTTTGGGGTTTGTGAAATCTCATATTCTCATGTACATAAACATCTTTGGTTATGTACACTTGAGAATTTGGGCTCAATTTTTTGTTGATGAAGCACACCTTCCACCATAGTCAAGGTTCATGAGTTTCAAGTATGATATTGCAAGTTCCAAAGTCATTCAGTTTTGTCATCTTAAATGAACCTGTTGTCTGAAGCTAAGTTCTTTACAGATGTGCACATTTCGATCCTAACTGCTGTCACCTGTAATTCTGTAATGTAATGAAAAATAAACTTTGAGCTATGAAACCCTCTGTATATTTGCCTGTATGTCCTTGCTTACACTATGCAGTGACATGACATTCTTAAGGTAGAACAGATCACTGTTTGTGCTTTGTTCTCATTTAGAGACTTGTGTGATTGTCAGGAGCATTTTAATGATAAGTAAAGTTGATGGTGGTGATGTTTGATATAAATACGTATGAGAGATTTTGATCAGTCTTTCTCTTATGAGTGCTTGTGGTTCCCCTTCCAATGCTTTCATGTTATGCCATAGGATTTAACTCAATAATCCAAATGGAAATACAATAGTGCCGCATTGATATGCTGCATGACTGCTAGTTTATAAGAGATTCCTTCCGACCATATACCTGTGTTCATGAAGGATTTCATTAATTACCATATATGAACATTATAAGTAAAGTTTTTGATTGTTTATTTTATAGGAGAGAAATTTGAAGTTGTCTTTGTGGGTTTATAGTTTGAACTGATGAAATGTATTTATTCTTTGTTTCTGGGATTATGGAAGCTTTGATGTGGTGACAAACATTTCTTATCTGAATGAAAAGTAGTTATTCATCATACAGAAGCCATATCAAAATCTAATTAATCATTACTTAAtttctgaatcaaacaagaaaaagaaaaaagagattgtTTTCTGTTGTCGGGAAACTTTCAATGTTATAAAAAGCACTCTTTACTCAATCAAGTTGCAGAAAGCATTCTTTACTTAATGGAGTGGATTGCTTTATGATGTTTAAGAATCAACTTCAAGGCACCCTAGATATTCAAATTTTGACTCTTCTGGGCTTTATTTTCAGATGTTAATATTGAGTCACCTCCCTCTATGTATCCATCAAAGAAATTCTGTGATATAACAGGATTTGAGGTATGTCTTACCCTCTTATTTCACTGTTCGAGAATAGTGGTTTCTTGTTGCTATTTCCTTAAAACTATGATGTtctaatatcttttttttttttggtgattccAATGACTATACAAACTTTTTTCATTTGCTTTCTATCCCTGGtagcaagaaaaggaaaaagagccTAAATTAAACCAGGTGTCCCATCACGCCTAATGTCTTATGTCAATAATATGATCTCTTTTTGAATACCTTTTGTGGTTTAGACCTACATGGATCTTTCTGGACTTGCCTTTTACAATCATGTGTGGTAATAGGGTGAcatttttctctccctccaaGTTCTTCTGAGATTTGACATTAAGTTAGCATTATGGCCTTATTTGCTTTTGTTGGGGCAGGAGGTGGAGAAAAGGAAGGGATAAGGAGATACTTACCATGGTAAAAAGATTAGCTCAGTAATTGATTGCACTTCCTCATCTCTTAGATTGTATGTAAAGAGCACCATAACCCACATCTATTACCTTATCATTTTCATTGGTGATCTGCGAAGCATATTGAAACCTTAAAAACAGATCATCATTGACTTCTATATGGAATATTATGAGCCCTCCAAGGATGACCCTTCTTTGCCCTTGGTAACCAGTTTGACCCGAAAAGAATCTTCATACTCCGAGTAGCTGCAATTTAGATGAAGCGCCATTCAATTCCACCAATCCAATAGCAATGAGAAATGGCTTGTCAAATGTCAATTAGTATGGACTATGGAGGCACATTTAAAAATCTTAAAcaccaaatttgaatttaatgATGTTTAATGTTGCTTTGCAATAATCTTTGGAATAactttcccccttttctttcaAAATCCCTCAATAACAGGTGAGTACACTTCCTATGGAGTACTTATACTGTCCTTGTATCCAATGCGCAACCATTGAACTGCTTAATGACTATACTTTTTATGGTAACAAATTTGAttccaacttctttttttttttttatcaaaatcccAACTAAACTGAAGGCTGACATCAAATCTCCCTAGAAATCCAGATCATACTTTTTTTACTGTAAAAAGAGGGTCTCTCTAGCAAAATTTTGACGAGTAAATGATGCATAGCCTTCTTGGACCTGATGCATATCATTACAGAAATAAACTGCAATATTTCATGACATTACCTGAGTTtacaaaaatgaatctttttcCTCCTTAATTGTGTGCAGGCACCGTATGTTGACCCAAGGACAAACCTCCGCTATGCAAATGTGGATGTGTTCAAGAGAATAAGATCACTACCCAATGAGTATGTTCAAAGGTACCTGGCTCTCAGAAATGCTGCAGTTGTCCTGAGGTAGATTGAGGACATCAGAAATTTTTGGTTGACTTCACTTGTCTTTCGAGGTGAACCACTGGGGAGGTCTGTTGTTGGGTTATTTGCAATGATGACAGACAAATCATCCAAGGTCCCTTTACTGTAAAGTAATACTGAACTACATAAAATGAAAGCAAAGCTTGAAAGACTAAGAGATTAACTGGATGATGAATTTAGACTAAATCTACTGGATGATGAATTTACACATCTGATAGTGTTGAAGTTCTTATTCCAAATGCTTATTAAATACTTCGCGCTCTTGAGTCACGATTTTAACCTTTCATCATTGCACATTTACACTATTCACACTGACTGTGACCCGAGGTGATGGTTTCATTCAACATCTATACTGAAACAGCAACTTGGAGTTACTGTTAAGTAAACTCAACTTTGCTATAGAACTGGGATTTGGAGACTAATGGCTTACATTTGCATTGAAGATAGATCCGGTCTCGTTATCTTCTTCCTAAAACTGCTATACTGAAGTTGTTAGCTTTCGATTTCTGAACTCTCTTGGGTTTCTGGTCTGTACCCATAGATCTGGTTTTGTAAATTGTTTGCACTGCCAGCAGCTAGTCCCagaaaaaaaatcgtctgcaattccgatctcgtacaattccgtgcaataccaccttcagggggtgacacgtgtattgataccaatgcaatagtccagatctgatttaaatgcctcgtcactgatttaatgttttattaattgtaccagatctggaccattgtattggtatcaatacacgtgtcaccaccttaAGATGGTATTGcatgaaattgtacgagatcggaattgcagacgatttctacccgcTAGTCCCTGTTATCTGCTTTTAGTTCCTTATTCCTACTCCACGCCCCCACCACTCCTCCACAACCCCAACCCCCACAcccccacaaaaaaagaaaagaagtatatatatatatatattgccttAGGCTCTGATTGTTTCAACAGTAAACCTaaagaattagaaaatcaaCTTCTAGTTATAAATATTATTGTCAAATTTTTTTGCCATTTGTTTATTTGCTGACTCTGCGTAAAAGGGGTGTCTTTTTGCATTGTTGAATGTGGAAAAGAATCCAGCCATAGATGGGTTTGATATTAACTGTGGGCCTTAATTGTATCAATGTAATGACCAAGGTTGATGTACCACTTGCAATACCATGTATATGGATCaaccatttattttattttattttattttttatttttattttattattattattatttttttttttttgtggctgAGGAGTCTATGGATCAAACAATGACTTGATAGATGTGTCTAGGAATCATGAGATCGATAACATCTTATTTTGGGAAAATGTTATGTCTAAGAGTGTAGGGGTTGCGCTTAGACATAGAGGCAGGCAAAATGATCATTGCGCCTAGGAAAGATTGAGCTATCtaccctattgatgcttccaagTGCACTCTCGTTGACCCTTACACTGGTGCAATCCATATACTCCCAGAATGAAAAATTCCTCAAATCTTATTTTATCAAGTGTTTATATTTCAAGGGAAAAAGGCCCCCACGCAGGCAATGTGGGGTTTCCTTCCCACACCTTCTCACATAGTGAGCCATGGGTCTCGCATTGACACTCTCTTCTTAAGACAATGTGAGCCTCCaactaaattaaaccattttcTGCGCTGTGATTGGAAATCCACCCATATTTTAAACACAAACATGCTATTCCCCGTTCCAGCTTATTTGTTCTAACGAGATAAATCATTATTGGTCTGTAATTACTCTGGGGAATTTTGCATTCGAGTGCATCTTCCTTGAAATTAAGAGTCTGTACGCAGGCCTCCGATTGTGTTTCATCTCTGTATCAGTGTATCTGTTATTCTGCCTTAGAAAGCATGCATCAGAGggcaattttttgaaaaagagaCTCCCAGAGCTGAAACTCCATAGGGTCGTAAGCACAATGGCAGGAGCATCGAAGGAAACTGCAATTTCCAACTCCTCTACTTTTAGGGTAGGGGTTCAGATCATAGTTCAAGATTTCGATTTCGAGGGGTTCAAATCATAGTTCAAGATTTCAATTTCGAACTTGGCTGAGTTGAAATATTTCGCAAATCACTGAAATTTCAGCCAAAAAATTGGAAGGATTCAGCAATAAGTTCCGGTGGATGGTTTTGAGACAAATGATTAAATTAGTTCTTGAAATTAtagaaaaccctattttaggccctttaaAAGTAGTAGAACCCtgagatttaaaataaataaataaataaacccaaAATATTAGTTTCAATTTGAACCTATATTTTGGTAGTATATGTTGTGCATTGGTATATACATTCTTAATACGATAAATTCCACACAAAATTTAGTACTAGAACACATGTAATTCAATTAAACCAACTTCATATGCATTAAgaataaataaagattaaatTATAAACTATTTCATAATGATCAAATGTTATACATCATATGATTCATAACAAAGAGTCAAAGAAATGGGAGTCCAAAATGCAAGAAGGTCATCATTTCAAATGAGTTAAACTTTGAATCTTGTACAAATCTTCCAACAACACAGCAAATCATTGCTTCCGATGTGTTCCTTTGCTGCCAAAAACTTGTTCAATGCTTGTACAAGAgtgatttgacaaaaaaaatcacaaatatcATAGTTTTCCAAGGTTTCTTGTCAAAACTAGAGAAACCGGTGCTTCATAATATGATATTTattataagggaaaaagataTCACTTCGGTTGAAATTTTTCCGAAACAATAGATATCATCCAAATTTCAACCGAAATCTTATATTCTTTCAATATCTCATTATATTTCGTTTCaacaaaattgaaaccaaaatagtgaaatttcaaaaaatcttAACTATGGTGCAATAAAAAAACGAAATTCAATAAGAGGGAAATCAGAGAAACCattcaaaaatggaaaatttagtGTCTGTGAGTAGCATCCCCATACTGACACAGGttgagggggagaggggggagaagGTGAGGCACAGAAGTGTtaccactgccactgccaccaccaccggCACCGGCACCGGCACCACCCTAATGCAGCAAAGGATCCAAGTCCTAAGAGCAATggctactactactactactgtcCATGTTGGAGACTAGCACCCCTAGTATGATCAATTAAGTATCCAGCAGTAGGCATGGAAGCTATCCATGCACAATGGAAGCCaaatccatagttgtcacagtgtcaaatcgatccaaggcggtagaggggtggctaatcgatttggcaatgaatcgcccgttatggcgttgccatggcggtcaaatcgcccatgtgtcattttttatttttcttattttttaaagttatttagtatgctatttttttactttccctattttctaaagttatttagtatgctacaagcctacaatatataccctataacatataaaaccaacattaagcaacatcaaatcatcaaaaatcaacataaccctatcaaaatcaccctgcattttacaaaaaatcgaccgcctagtaaatcaggcgtgacctggcgtccatggcggtgccatagcAATGCCTATCAACCAATGACGAccaccatttgtgagtcacgtaaattgtagcactgccatgaattTCTTTTTCCGCCAGAACACCAAATCGTCGCCTTGGCaatgcctaggcgacgccatgacaactatggccaAATCTGACCTTGTTACAAGGACCAAGTCCAGGTAAATGCATGGAATGGTCAGACCTGTCCCTTTGACAGCCCTAGCATCATCACCTTGCTGCCGCGTGATGAACCAGTGGACCAGCTACTCCATCTTTTGGTGGCAGAGATCATATGCCTATTGAATGTTGGGACAGCCAAGGAATCAGAAACTGAATTTAAACAGACAAAAGAGCACCCAAACAAGGTTAGCATGAGCTcacaacaacaaaaattaaGTGCGATCAATTTTGAAGAGTAGGCACTGAATAGTGGAGAAAAAGCACTTGGGGGAAATGTTACCCCCAGCTCCGGGCTGATCCCCTTCCCAAGATTTTGTTTTTTACCTAAACCAAAATGAACACTCAGACCCAGAGCCACTTGATATACTATTTtgcctcatgaacccaccaccAAGAAGCTTTTACCTATCAATCAATTATCATTCTTTATAGTGTTCCCGATGCACTGGGGTGGAAAGTGGGGGAGAACATTATGTCCCGCAAATGGTAGGGAATCAATCAGTGGTAGGCTAACAAAGAAGAAGCCAAAAGATACAAATCAGAATCTCAAAAATTGTTATAATTTCATCTAAAAGTTCATCTGGTTTTACAGTTCAGTATTAGAGTACTGTTTATCAGCAGCCCAGCCCCCAAGTCTTCCAAAAATTCTCTGATGAAGATCAACTCCCCCAGACAAGAAGTATAGCAATTCTTATTCTTTAGGTGGATGTAGGGCTGGCATCAACCAACCTGAATGCAAGTTAGCAAAGATGCAGTAGTCTGTCAAAATTGAAGACACCTGAGTCATAGGGCACATCATGGATTTCAGAGCCCAACAAGGTATGAGCTGTGGTTGAAAATTCTGTCATCATTCGTTGCATACACTACAACAATGAACATCCAGGCAAATTCATCCCATAACCTGCAAATGGATACAAGAGTAAGAAAAAATGTTCATCTGGTTGCTGTTCTATTGAAACAGCAAAATGTAGGATTCTTTGCAGAGTAAAATATTAGGCATAAGCAAAGTAAATTTGTACATGACCATTTGAGAGAAAGATACGTCTATTAGTCCATCATCGTGTGCACAGACACACAGACACACATGACAGACAAATTTGAGGCCATGCATAAACAAAGAAGGCTATTTTTCACATAACATAAAGGAGGCTTCTACCTACATAACAAAGTCTCAGGGTCCATATATCACATGAAGGTTTTTATCTACATCACATACTCAACTGGTCCAGTCACAAATCCCAGGGCCCATACATCGTATTGAAAACGGTTCTATCTACATAACAAAACAATTTGACACAAAGCATTATTCAGTTCATGGTTTCGCTCATTCTAAGATCAGCCATGGATACTGGAACCATCTGTTGTGAATTGTGATACGCTCACTGCTCTACAATAGAAATAGTAGACATCAATTAGGCTACGGATGCATTCTTTTGCTTGCTCAACACAATATTGAAGAAAAGTTAAGGCACTCATTTTGTGGTCTAGAGACATTAAACTGAGATATTTTCCCACATACTCGCCCAAAAAAAAGTGTTCCTATATGAtttgaaataatgaaaaattaatTCTCAAAAGATCTAGAGTTGCTTTTCAATAGTTGACGACATAGGGAACTGAGGTACATTTCTTAAGACATACAGAAGGCAAACATTTTTTATTGAtcgaatgaaaataaaaataaaatacagctGCAACACAAGTTAGAACTGGTAATTTGTAGACATTGAAAGGAAACCTTAACACAGTAGCTTAGACCTTGTACTCGTTGATATGCAACCACTTCGTCGATGACCACTTATTCCCTCTAATCACAGGGCAACCACCTGAAATAAATCAAGTAAAAATAAATTACCCCCCTAGAATCAGTCAGTAttaaatgactgaaagaaaactGAAGCTCCTAAAATAACGCTGAATCAGAAATATTAATTAAAACAGAAGGGACCAGACTCTGATTCTCACAgctaataaaaatgaaaataaagaattatGACTGAGGACTGAACAACTAGGTAAGCAAACAAAAACTGACCATGCAGACTAGAAGGATCTAGAGTAGCGTCTGGCCTCATGCTCCAGAAAAGTAATGCATCACCCATCTTTGGTTTAACAGAGAGACCTTCCTTTCCACATTCAGATAATTCATTCCACCATGGGACAGAACTGAAATTTGCTTTGGAAGCAGGAAATACTGTCTCACCACCTTCTTCAACTTCAGAGCTGCATCAATAGGAAAGTAAAAGGGCTTGTCTCTAAAAGATGAATCCTAATGTATATCGGGATCGAATAAATGCAAAAGATGTACAAGTAGGGATGCGAGACTAACAGATACATAAGAACAGTAGCTACTCGCTGACCCCCATTCTTGGTATTAAATTCATCAAGAAAGTAATCATAGTGAGGCTCATATTTCTGTCCAACTTCATAGTGCAGAATTTGCAGCCATTCCCCATGCTCTGTCAACTCTAATGTGTTAGCTTCAACAGTAGCTTATGTACCATAAATCCAGGAATTAAT
It includes:
- the LOC122075854 gene encoding INO80 complex subunit C-like produces the protein MEPEVIESNILLPQHLSFKKVQMSEKYPKGVARGRHWKHLKQILQAENYLTYPSSEPNYVNIESPPSMYPSKKFCDITGFEAPYVDPRTNLRYANVDVFKRIRSLPNEYVQRYLALRNAAVVLR